The following DNA comes from Mauremys reevesii isolate NIE-2019 linkage group 23, ASM1616193v1, whole genome shotgun sequence.
CATAGAGAACTGGGTAATCTAACTTTGACTTCCTTTTCTGTTGTTGATTTGTGTCAACCTTGTCACTTCATTGAATCAAAGTATTTTCTTTGCATAGCATACAAACCCCGTACTTCCCTCTGCATAATAGAGAAGTTAAAATTCCACTTTTCCCTTTTCTGCAGCATTGGCAGATGACCTCATCAAAGTTGCCAAAGACATTAAGCCTGTTATTGAAATACAACAAAATGGAAACAACTTTGTTGTGACATCAAAAACACCTAAGCAATCTGTAACAAATTCATTTACTCTGGGGAAAGAGGCTGACATCACTACTATGGATGGCAAAAAACTAAAGGTAATATATTTCAAGAACAATAACTGCTCCCTCACTAGTATTTCAATATCATTTTCCAAGTGGAATTTCTTTCCCTTTAGGAAACTTCAATTGCTTCTGATAGGATCTTTGTTTCTATTGATGAGTAAGAAATTAAGTAAAACTTAAAAGCTTTAACACGAGCATGCAGGTTACATAAGTGAAGGAGCCAGAAAGACTGTTTGTCTAGCTGGCTTTGTGATTAGTGACACAGGGAATCTAAGTTTGTGTCACAAACTCTCATGTTAGCAGGTCCCAAGAAAGTTGTGGAGGCAACACATTAAACAACTGTAGAGGAGCAAACTCCTCTAGCTTCAGAAGGAGCTGCTTCCAGACCCTTTCAGCTGGAGAAATGGTTGCTACAAAGCACAGTTTGAAGAAACCCCCATTAACCTCTAAGAAAAAATGAATGCTTTGTACTAATTCAGCTCTTGTCACACAACAGCTCATTAAAATGCTCAGGTATAAGGTAACATCTCTTAAGGTAATCAAATCTACTGCTTCAGTGCATAAGTTGATCAACCCAGGGATCAGGGAGGAATTTTATTCCCCATGTACATGAATAATTGGCTCTATATGCATTATGGAGTTTTTCACTTTCCCCTGAAACAGTGATTCCCAAATAGTTGTGTGTGGAGCACACCTGGTGGTCTGAATAGAGCTGACTGTTCCCATGGTGCTAACTTTCCATGTAGTTTCTAGCTGATAAAGCACATTAAAAAGATAAGACACATTGAATATGTTCTTACTATTTTTTCATGTAGGGTATTGCTATAGCTACCAGTTGTGGCAGGGGAGTTGGGTCATATGTTTATGGATAGAAATAAAGGCAGTTTGAGACAATCTTTTTGTTAAGATGTGGTCCacactatttatttaaaaataaaaagtttgagATCCTCAGCCACCACTGCCAGGATAACATCCTACATGGACCAACAGTTGGATCCAGTGTAGCAAAACCCATTGTATAGTCCTTCACTTCGTAGGACAAATTTTACTCCGATTTTTGCACATTTCAACTGCCagttaactttacatacaataccAATAACTGTAAAGTCTTTCTAATATATCTGTATTTCCTGTACACCAAGAAGTAGCATTTATACACATATTGGTATTGTTTCAACAGTTAGAGAAGTTTTCATTGAATGCTAAACAAGATGTTCATTACTCCTGTCAATCTGAAGTTAGCATGAGATTAATTAATATCAGTATCTGCACTTCCATTCTTTCTTATCTGTGTATCTAACTACCATTCTAACTGAATTTCCCAGTTTCTACCTTTGGGCCTAAATTGCCTACCAGAAATGTACTTGCTGGGCTACTATAAATACTTACGTTTTAAAAATCTGTGTTCACAGTGCACGGTTAACATGATAGGTGGGAAGCTTGTGTGCAAATCAGAAACATTCTCCCATGAACAGGAAATTAAAGGAAATGAAATGGTGGAGGTAAGTGATTGGTAAATAAAGGTGCAATAGAAAAAAATAATGGGGAAACATTTCCTATGCCTGTCAGTTTATAAATTGACACCTTCACTTTAAAAAGTCCTGGTGTTGAGCACAGGAAGTACTACTGTGAGCATGGATTATATCACTACATTAATGAAAGAATATGTAACTTTATAATCCAATGGTGATTGCAACAAGCAAGAAATGACATTAGTCACCATTTAGTACAGCCAGGGTGATGCACTGTTACTTATTGACTTAACTGAATCTCCTACACATGGACAATGTCTGTGGCTGTCACAGTTTCACTCTGTGCATTTCTATCACTGAAAGTTGCTATTTATCACTTCCCAGGATACATTGAGACAAATTCATTTCCGTTATCATTCCATTTTAGGCAGTCGGGTTTAGTGTTAGCTTTTGACCATCATGTGGGCAGGCTCTTTGCAAGATTTTTCACAGGGTTGTACAGCTGGGATGCTCTTGAGCAGAGAATGAAAACTGAATCAAGCCATGTTAATTTACAGTTTCACCTGTTTCATTTACAAATCCTAGGCACTTCTAATGTGTCCTGAACTGTTCCCTACTGGCACAGAACCCTTCTCCCAGGGAATTAAACTTCCACTTGCCAGACTTTTAAGATGTATTCCAGTTGGTGGGATCACAGTTATAAGAATTACAGCTAAGGTTTTCAGAACTGCCTAGGGATTTTAAATGCCCAGTTtccttttaaaatcccagcctacTTTCTTTACAATAAATCTGCAAAGAACCAAATCAACAGTACTTATCTGGGGCAGTGGGTTTCTAGTATAGGGAACATATTTGTGACTGAGGTTACTCCAACAGTGCACTTGAAGATAACATTTGACTATTTAGATTTTCGGTGTTCAGAAATGGTTCCCTAATAGGAACACCATTGTTTCAGTATGTATATACTCAGCATGTCCATATGCAGTTACTGTAACTGTATTTTCAGATGATATGAGATGAATTACAAACATACTACAGCAATTTCAAAGCTGTTAGCAACATACAGCTCCCCCTACAGTCTAAATGGAAAACAAGTAATATATTTCTGTATTTTACAGACACTGACTGTTGGTTCAGCAACACTCATCAGAAAAAGCAAGAAGGTATAAACAATAAGAAGAGAGACCTATTCTATTTTGGACATTTTTATAGTCCAGCATTAAAGTGCATTTGCCATCAGTTGTGAAATTTGTTAATTTGGAAAAAATGCCATGGAAAATAAAGAAATAGGATCTCTGCTTTCTTTCCATGCTCATACTTGACTTATACAGTATAAAAATCAATTTTCCCTGtctatagagcaggggtaggcaacctatggcacgtgtgccaaaggcagcacatgagctgattttcagtggcactcatactgcccgggtcctagccaccggtccggggggctctgcattttaatttaattttaaatgaagcttcttaaacattttaaaaaccttatttactttacatacaaaatactttagttatatattatagacttatagaaagagaccttctaaaaacgttaaatgtatgactggcatgcaaaatcttaaattagagtgaataaatacagactcagcacaccacttctgaaaggttgccgacctctgctaTAGAGACACATTCCCTACTCTAACTTCTGGTGGCCTACTTCCCAGCCACGCAAACTTCTGATTGATTTCAACAagagttttgcctgtgtaagTACAGGATTGGACAGCTAGTGAAACAGTGATTTGCGATAAGGATTACAGAGCGAGGCTGAAAGCTATTAGGAATGTCTCTGCCTCTTATCCTTATTAAGGAAGAAGATAAGTTTAATGAACCCCAACATCTTCTCTCTTACTATCTGCTCAATACATCTGGGAGACCTACTGAAAATCAGATATCTAATTCCTAGCCAGCAAGTGTCACTGCTGAGCTTTCTGTCATCACaatagaaatattaaaaaaatctataaagtATTGTACACATTCAGCAGGtaattacaaagaaaacaaagcTGAGGCACCAAAAGCAATTAAACACAATGCCCATTAATTAAATTTTCAAGGTCTAAAAAGATTAAGCATCTCAGTTTGTAACAGTCTTGGTGAGTATCGCTGGAATATTTGCTTTCAGATTTGACAGGTATCTGTACTCTTTCTGGGCTGAGGTATGAAATGTACAAGACTGAAGCATATGAGAATAATATCCCAGCATTTATACTGCCTAACTATCCCTCATTACAAACTGCATTCCCCTTTTAACACATTATCCTCCATCCCCCACAAAATTTGCTATTATCTCACATTTGACATTGTCATTTAATTGGCCTGTGGTCATGAGCTGTCACCCCATCAGATCTCTGGTTCGGAATTTGCTCCCTAGTATATTCCCTACCAGGGCAGTCATGCCACTTATCAGGTCACCAGTTGTGTGGATTCTGTTATATATAGTGCCAGTTCTATTCTTCACCCACTGAGGTCAACGAGAGTTTTGTCAAGTGACTCAACTGGGAAAAGAATCTGACCTTCAACGAACATCACCACTTTGAAAGTGCCCTAAGTTAAATCAGAAAAAAAGCACTCTTATTCTGGGATAAGAGTGTCCACAGGGGAAGTTTTACCAGTATAGCTATGCTGGTAATTTTCCCTGAGTAGACAGGCCCTTACTCTCAGAGGCAATGCTTGTTGAAGATCAAATTAAATTCTCAGttgaaacatttgaaaaaactcccattgacttcaatgagataaGAATGCCCACACAGGGAGTTTTACCAGCATAGCAATGCCAGTATACTTACACCTGCATAGGTATGCTGGTAATTTTCCCCATATATACAAGCCCTAAAACTTGAGTACAGTGGGAGTTGCACATGTATACAAGACCCCACAGAGGCACAGAGCGATGTTGGCCAGAACAAACTTGGGAAGAAAGCACTTTTAAAGTTTTGTGGTGCAAGAAACCATTCAACACAGCTTGGAAAGGTATGTTTGTAAGTTGCTTGGTAACTGTTACTAGCTAGATAAGGAAACAATACAAAAATTATTCAGTTGTGTAACAGTAAATTCCCAGGAAACCACAATGCTTCATCAATCAGGTGCTGCATCTGTAAATTGCATTGTACAAGAGATTTGACACGTTCAGGCTCTTTTCTGAACTAGTCTAACAAAAAATATATTCacttttgtaaaataaaattgtAATCACAGGTTTTAAAACTTGTAAAAACATATGCTACATTGCTTTTCACGCATTATGACATACACatatatttatttagatttaatttAAAGCAAGTGTCTAAAATGCTAAGCACGTATGTGTTTAAGAAAACACACAAACATACAAAAAGTTACATTGGGTTAATGCCTACAAAAGAGCTCCCCCCACAAACCCACTCAGACCCATTCAACTCACCAACTCAGTAAAAGTCTAGGAAAACAGTTGTTCGGCCACGCGCTGTAATGCAAAGGGAGATTGGGTTTCAGAACGGTATGTTCTGAAAGCAGTACCTGTCAATATATaaaattaaaactgtttttttaaatatttgtgtttaAACCTCCATAATACAGTCTGAAAGCAAACACAGTGCAATGTCCAAATTATTTAACCTTAACATTGCCTACTACAGGGCTGTTCATAGCAATCTAGTCTCAGCACATTTCACTTCCATGTGAGAGATCTGAATTTGAATGTATGTCCTTTGTGCAGGTCCTTACTCCAATCTGTCAAGAACGGGGGGCTCTTGCTCGTATTTACAGTGAGGGGATGCTATCGCATAGCAGAGGCAATTTTGGGAAAAACTGGGACCATCCCGCCAAGAGAGTTGGTGATATGACCTCTTGGCAAAGGCAATCTGCAATGGGAAAAGCAATGGATTAACTAGGTGGAAATGTAGACTGGTTAATGACACAGGTGATGATTTTATGGTTTAGGTCAAGGGTCTTATGTTACTGGTTTGAGAAATAAGACATTATTTACAGATGGAAAAGTCTTGCAGTGAAAGAGAGATACATCCACCCTCTCCCAAAATCAAGTGAAATCATGTGCAATACACTTCAAGAGAATATTTATATAATTCCATCTTGTAATTCTGAACACTGCAGAACAGACATGGTCCATCTAGTTGAGAACCTTGTCTCTATCACCTGCCAATACCAGGCACACTTACACTTTACTTACGCTGGCGCGGGGGCGATTCGAGTGCTCGAGTCGAACTATCGTATGCTCTGATCTGCGAATAGTTCGAACCGAATTCGAGTCGAACTCCCTCCCGGTACTCCACAGGAGGAGAGGAGTTGCGGCCTTGTAACGTAACGATGAGTCTTCGCGGCGCGGCGGGGCGGTAAAGTAAGTCTAAGTCGACTAGGGAATATTCAGTCGTTTATATTACGTGGCTGAATTGCGTACCCTTAGTTCCCCCCctactagtgtagaccagggcccaGAGGTTTCTGAACAAGATATATAATTACTCCTGTCTACATGTATTTATTGCCATGCACCAAATACTGACATGAAGCGACTTCAGTGGTTCCACATGGgtttctgagggcagaatttggcctaccaATGGATAGACACTTTAGTATTACACAGCTGCATTATGCTGTGCCCATATATGGTAGGTTTAATCCTCAATCATCTTTTCTGGCTTGCTATTACCAATTTCATGTTCTTTTAAAGAAGCTTTTGCGTGTGCATAGAATTTTATTGTATATTTATTGCACATTGTACTCAGCTCAAATGCCCACTGCTAGTAGGTATAGTGCAGGATAGTGTTAGAGAGGGAAACACCTATTGTATAAATTACAAATTACTGTAGGTCAGGGTCCTTATCTCTACTCTCAAAGAGCAAAGTACATCACATGAGTCAAAGGCCAAAGATTTTACTCAGTGTTACTCAGACACAATAACGACCAAGACGCTTTTCTATTTGGCAGAATGCAATACAAGGCCTCCTTTTCCAGGGATCTCACTTCCTCAACCTTGTTGAACATGCAGTAATGACAAACCATTCTGGGCATGTGAGAGAGAACAACAGGATCTGAGTGGGACTGTGTGTTTGTAGCCGCTACAGATTTACTTGTGTTCCACCTACTAAAATGAGGCAATAGCAAAGTCTGTTCGTTAAAAGGTCAAAGAAAGCGTTGAATGCTGGTGGCTTGTGGTGACGCCCATCTGTTCCTCAGATTTGCTATACATTACCATGTGATCTGAACCTTAACAGGTTTCTTTAATGAGCACTTCATTAACTCAGCCACTACAGAGGTTGATTTGAAGTCAGTGACCTCTCATTTATTTGTCTAAAGCACCATGCACAAGTAATGCACCGTGCACTGTACAATAGTCTTAATggtataattatccccattttacatatgggtaaAACAAAGTACAAAAAGGtcaagtgacttacccaaggtcacctagTGAGTCAGTAGCAAAGACAGGTATGGCACACAGGAGCCCTGACTCTCAACCACTTGCTCATACATCATGTGACTTTGGTTACCAGCTATTCTCTCCTTGAGTCCTGAAGACACTTTTTGGTCCTGCTAAGCATCCTGACTGATGCTTCTATGTGTAACATCATGACCTTCCACTGGGATGCAACAAGGCGTTTCTAACGGTTCCAAGACGCAACAGCACCAAAATGTACGGTTTTGACAGCACCAGCTAAGAGGTTACATGTCAGCATTTTGGATGGTGCAGCATGTTGAGATTTGGACACCATGCAGGCATCCAAGGTGGGCTAGCACTAGCATTCCAATGTTACCTTGTAAATTGCCGGTGTCATGGTAAAGGGACTTATCCTGCCACAAAACATGTCATTTGAGGCTGTGCACGCAGAATGCGGGATGAGGATTGGTGCAGTGGTCACCGTTACCCTGCATCACTGCACCTACCTGTGCACCACTCTGCCCTTGATTTTGGGCAGGGCTGTCCTGGTTTATTGTCTGGCTAGACTGAGAGGTGTGGTGCTTTACAGTAATGGTGTGGGGGGCTCTCTGCCcctcacagcagcagccagcaacatGGCTGAAGCTGCCCCTCAGGCGCTGGTTCCCCTCTCGCCACCTTCCCCATTCCTCGCCTGGGAGGGGAGAGTCAGGCGCGCGCTCAGCGCCTCAGCTCTGTTCTGGCGGGAAAGGGATCAGGCGGCGCGCACGGGCCAAGAGAACGCTACTGCCGCGCGAGACAGCAAGCGCGGGTAAAGCGGGCGCCATCGGGCAACGCATGCGCTGGATAAGTGGCGGGCGGTGCATGTGCGGAAAAAAGAGACGGGAGGATCCCAAGAGCAGGGGGCGACGCAAGGAGGATAGAGGGTTCGACGCGTGCGCACCGCCCAGAGAGGACTTGGCGCATGCGCAAAGCGAGGTGTGGCCGGGGGGGGCTGGCAGTTTGGCGCCTGCTCTCTTTCTTCcacctcccctcctccttgtTCGGGCTGCGCTCTCGCCGGAAGCGCCCCGCAGTCTCGCGAGAGGCGGCGAGGCCGTTGATAGTGGTGGCGCTGTCTCTCTCAGGAGAGTCGCTTCGCTCCTCTTTTCTCCTCCGCGTCTGGGCCCTGCCTGGGAGCCGCCGCCATGTCCCGCTACCTGCGCCCCCCTAACACCTCGCTGTTCGTGCGGAATGTGGCCGACGACACCAGGTGTGTGTAAGTGCGGGGGggatccagggaagggggctCGGGCAGGCGGGCGGGGGCGCTGGGAGGGGCCGCGGGCCGGAGCATGGCGCGAGGGCTGCGCAGGCTTTGGCGGGCTCACTAGGCCGCGCAGGCAGCTACCACATGGGAGGAGGAGCGGGGGTTCCCTGAGGAAGGGGAAAGGAGACCCAGGCCgcttcctccttccccatccttcTCATAGCCTCCATTCTTCGCATGCCTCCCGTTTTATCCCTCCCGCCCCGGCTCACAGCCGCTTCACCCAGAGCACTGAGTTCAGAAAACAGCCAAACAAAACCAGGGAGGGAAAACTTAACGAAAAGCAGGAGAGCCGTAGAGACCCCGCGGATTAACCTGCGCTGGCTCACCACGAGGCAGGGGTTGGGAGAGTAACCTGGAGGCCAGACTCTGTGCTCCAGGACATGTGTGCACCATCACGGGCAGCTCCCCAACAACCGCTGGTTTCAAATATTTGCCCCTTGAGGGTAGAGTAGAACCTCAGGAGAAACCGCGATTGCCGTGAGTTGAAAAAGCACCAGTCTTTAGTGTGCACAGAAAGCCTCCCCCCCGCGCCGCGTAGTGTGTGTTCCTATTGATGGATGATTACTGCGCTAATTGTTgtgtaaaaaagtgtttttttgttttttttcagtaattagagagaaataaataaataaggggtGGAGTTGTCTAAAGTTACATTTCAGAGTTGTCTAAAAAGTAAATCCACACAAATAAAATGAGACTGCTGTaacttttatttcatttcaagTGGGAAAGaacagcatcttttttttttcatttttctagtGGGTATTTTTAGCAAACTGCTTATTCTATCGTATTTCCCTGTACTTTGTATTAagtatatttatatattaaagGTCAGAGATTTCTCTATAAATCCTATTTAAGTCAGTAAGAGTGTTGTTTTTGTGGAATGCAGGATTAAGGTCTAAGGGTATATTGTTTAACTTGCTATCAGGAAAATAATGTACCGTAAAGGAGTCATGCAATAAATAACATTGAAGTAGAAATTGTTATGGAGTAGGAGTTGCATTTTTTCCCTATGATACTAATAGTTCTGAATTGGAAACAGGTTATGTGTGACGGCCTTTTTTGTGTGGTCACCTCTCTTTCCTCTGTGATTATATTTGTGATTAGTTTTAGAGTGAAACTTATTTAATGACCAGAACAGTTGAGGATGAAAACTATTACATATAAATTTTGAAGAGAATGGGGAACCTATTTGGTCCCTTTCTGTAACGTGCCGTGAAAACTCTGTCCTTTGTACAGATACCATGATGTTGAGATTTCCTATTGAATCTTTGTTTACCTCCTGTGTTCTTATGACTGGTGTGTGTCATGCATTCTTCCCCAGACTCTGaggaagagagataaatagtggtaacTTTTCATCATTGACTTTCCCAGCCATGACTATTTTATGCAATGAAATCTGTATGAGAGAGTTGATGATGATGGAGGGAAAGAGGGGATGATTCCAAATAGCGACAGACCTATTGAACAGAATTACTCTTTTGTTAGATCACCTCCATGAAGCAATTAACTCTTAGTGGCTTGAATGGCTGCTTTAGACTAGTTTTGTTGTTTGATATATCTGAAATTCACCTTGTGAGATAGAATGATTAGTTTTGAGGTTCTTTCTTGAGTTTCCAAATGATGTAACTTTCTGTTTTCATGGTGCAAAAATGTGGAATTAGAAGTCTTAGAGAAGCTCTTTCTTAAATTTTTTTATACCAGGCCtgctgtttcttcttctttcccaccCACCTTTAGTAAACAGTACTGAATTATTGAATACACCATTACATGTATTTTCTCCATTTACAGTTGCCCAATATTGAATTGTAATGAGTTTTCAGATTCCAAGCTGCTAGCATAAAATTTTAATAATTCCAAGATTCTAAACACCTTGGGAGCTTTAGCGAAGCCCCTACAGTTGATGTGTAATTCAGATCAGGTTTTTAATTTATTCTGATTAATTTTATCACAAAGATTAATTACTCAGAATTATTTTAGGTTTTTTTGTACTTCATCATCTAGTTAGTTCTAAAAGCTTGCTTTGCCCATATTATTTGATTCAAGATTTTTTAATAGtttctttaaatatttcagtttgcaACTTAAATGTAAAAAGTGAgagaatatataaaaatgtatttatggTATTTCAGGTCTGAAGACTTGCGTCGTGAGTTTGGTCGTTATGGGCCGATAGTTGATGTGTACGTTCCACTTGATTTCTACACTCGTCGTCCAAGAGGATTTGCTTACGTTCAATATCCTTTCTTCAGATGGCTGATTAGTGAGGGGTGTTGAAGTTTGAAATTCAAGTTTGTGTAAGAGGTAACAAATCTAAATGAAAAAGCAGTTTACTTTTGTGTTGTTTCTAATGTCTTATTGTGGtgtattccattttttttttgaagattaACTCCTCGCAAATTGCTCTTTACCTTTTTTGCAAAACTTTAAACCAGATCCAGTAAGATAAGAGCTATTTTGTTGAATATCTGTCACTCGAATTGATACTATATGATTTAAATGACAATTATCACTGACTCAGAAGTGTCTACCGCATTTTTAATATAACTGATGCTGAAAGTAAATTTGTTCTTGTGCTTAGCAAATTGTGACTGGTATTCACTGTTAATTTAAAAACATGGAAACTGGAATCACTTGATCAAAAGCAGTTTGTATAAAAAATGAGGTAAACTTCTTTCTTTAATATTGTCCCCTAATTTACTGTCCTCTGTTGTTGCCTCAGAGAATGTAAAGCTGTACAGTAATGGCGACCCCAAAGAGAAAGCATGAAAGAACCTTTAGAGTAGAGTTCAACAATTAAGGCAAGTAGACAAGCCAAAGACCTCTTAAGGATCAGGCTTGAAGAGAAGGGAGAGTTTGGgaaaagaaaaagtaaagaaAAGCTGGAAGAAGGACAAGCCATAATGGGAGACAAAGCTTCGCTTTATCTACAAAAGGGGGAAAAGGTTGTTTTTCAAAGTAAAAGATAAAGCCATCTGTCATTTTTGACCAAGCATCTCATGACAAGTCCTTCTGACAAGCACTTAAAGAGTTAAAGGTCAAGATGAAGTTGAATGGTGGCCAAGATTAAAGGAGTCATACCTGATGTATCCTACAGaataacaggttttttttttctgtttctcatGTAAGTGGTAACTTGATAAATTATTCTGGTTTAGTCAGTTGACAGAACCTGTAATATTTCACTTGTGGGTGGTATTGAAATTGTAACTGTCTTGAATGAAATGCATTCATTCTTGGTTTATTTATCAAGATAAGTATACCTATATGGTACCCAGGAGATGATGGACGAAGTTGGTATGCAGACCAATACAGATGATTTATTCTTTTAAATCAGCTAGACTGAGGAATTACAGTGAACAGTATTATGGATTAAAGATATTGATGATTACACATTATTGAACAACTAATCCATAGCTTAATGTTTCATTATATGCGTTATTCTTTAATAGAATATGGTGGTCTATATTTGAGTAACAATTGCTGAAAGTCATAATCAGTTTTAAAGGAGTAAGTGAAAAGGGGAATAAATGTAATGAATGCAGAATTTTCACTTTTCACTAATGTTGCTTAAGC
Coding sequences within:
- the LOC120389286 gene encoding fatty acid-binding protein, liver-like isoform X2, which translates into the protein MAFNGTWQVYSQENYEEFLKALALADDLIKVAKDIKPVIEIQQNGNNFVVTSKTPKQSVTNSFTLGKEADITTMDGKKLKCTVNMIGGKLVCKSETFSHEQEIKGNEMVETLTVGSATLIRKSKKV